The nucleotide sequence AATGCACCCCACTACCCTAGTCAGTGTGGAGGTGATACCAATTGACTTTTAAAACCTTTGGTCCTTCAAAGTCCATTTGGTATACTTTTTTCCATCGCTACCACTGGGCACGTACTATACACTTTGTTCAACTGTCACCACCCTGGGCACGCCATGACCTTGCATGTCAGCTGGGTTCAAGTCTGACTTACAGCCCAGCTGTGAAGCATAAGCTTCAGGGTTTCAGGCCAACTTTTGGATCCAACATGGTCTTAAATCCATGGTGCCAGAAGCTGTGTCCCATCCCTTCCCACCCGCCCCTAATTTGTCATGTGAGAAGTGCTTGTAAGTCCCACATTTGAAACAGATGCTCCAACCCcaccaggaggtcaggagtttataATTACATGCAGTCATACATGTCTGTCGTTCCTGTGAAAAACCTTGCAGttcattttaataaatcaaaACATTCACATAATCTCATGCCATCCAACACAAGGAAAACACATCCACCTCCCTTTTAACAAGGATTGACCCAAGCAAAATAAAATCCTCTTTAAATTTCTTCGCTTCCACTTAAATTGCATGTTTTATTTCTCCCAATCCCAGCAATAGCACAGAAGCCCCATCATATCCATCCCAAACCGGTTTCGAGTAGGTTAAGGTTATAGGGACCCTTGTCGGAACATTGATACAAAGGGCTCCCAAACGCCGGGCACAAATGTGTCTGCAAACAGATGGAAGTAAACAGTGCACTGGCCCAAATGCTTCATGAGTCAGTTTGATTTTGCAACGCAATTTGCATCCTTGAAACTGCCAGTCTGGAGGGGGACGGGGTAGCGTGAGGGAGTGAAGTTGAAAGTGCCTCCTATTAGCTCACCCTTTCAACATTAAACAGAGACCAAGAGAGAAATGGTTCCAACATTTCACCACATATATTTCTTCTTACGCAGTCTAAGCTGAGAATGCCATGTAAATGGGTCACTGCGAAATGCAgcaatttaatttttctccaatcaaaataagaaacaaaccAGTATGATCTCACTTCTATTAACTTTTGAAGGTTTACAGCAGTTAAAGTATTTTTGCTTCTATGTATGAaggttaaaaaaatcatttttttttcataaaatacaaGAGCAACCAATTTCACCATCCAGTAAAAGTAAAAACTgggattcttttttaaattagtcCAAAGTGGCATTTAGGAACTTAGTTGTAGGCTGCTGCGCTGACACCATGACAAACCAAAGTGTAGGGCTGGGTCTGGTTTTGTTTCGGTTTTCTTTTCAATATCCAATGCTCATGGATTAAGTTCTGGAAATGTTCCAATTGTAAGGCAGGGATCTGTTTGGATTCCACCATGGGTATGCTCCTTGGGTTGGATGCTGGAGGGTGAGGCACGTTTTGCCGGACCCATGTCGACTACCTAGTAGTCATCAAGGTCAAAAAATTCATCGTCTCCTCCTTGGTATTCCATTCCCTGGAAATCTACTCGGTACCGCAAGATACCTGGGGAAACAAACCAAAAGGTAAATTACCTGTGTTCACGGGATGGGCATGTGTGTAGGTGGCTGGTAAGGGAATAAGGGAAGCCCTATTCTCTTGCAGAATTGCAGAAAGCAAAGAGGTAATAATAAACATGGGTCCAAATTAGGAACCTGCACCTGCTGCGTCAATCACCTATCCCAGCAGATAATAAGCACCTCACCGGAAGCAGGGCTAGGGCTAGCCAGGAGGGACCTTGACCTGAGACCCTGGTTTTAAGTTTGGTTTGCTGATTTGCTACTCACCTCCAATTCCACCAAATCCTTTCACAAACTGAGACCCTTCTTGTGATTTATCTGTGACAATTTCCAACGTAGCTCCAAATTTTTTATAGTTGTTAGCAAACCATTCCAACAGGGGCATGCTCTCGATAAGCTCATGTTCCTGTCCGGTCTACAGGGGTGACCATGAGATACAAAAATGGGGGATTAGGATATACAAAGGCTAATTAGTCCCCCTCACAGCCCCTTGCCCACCTATCACTCTCATCCTCCCATTTATAGGCATGTCTGTGTGTAAAGCTCTGTAAGTCATCTCTGGTTTTGATAACCTAATGGATATAAGCAGAGAAATTCGGATTATTTCAAACAACACTTCTCCTCAGGCTCTACCCTCAGCTATGAAATACCAACACAAAAACTCAGTGGGTATTCAGCTTATGATTCCTACTGTTGACTCTAGAAGTCAGGCTGTTGTAGTGTCTCTAAGCAGCACCCATTCAATGGCTCAGAAGAGACATTCCAGGACTGCTTTTGGGAGTGGCCTCGTAGAGAACAAACCTCTCCAAACCAGAATTTGAGGAAGCTATCATTTAAACCTATCTCATACGGGAGGGTCATACTTTCAACTGTTGTGATGCACTTAGAGCAAACCAGAGAAGCCACTGCAGTGGAAGAGCTGATCAAGTGAAGAAAGCAGCACAGGTTTCACAGTGCAGGAGAGGCattatgtaaattacattttcCTCCCTATTAAATTTCAAGGATAATGAAATGTTTTCCTGATTGCTTAACtacttaaaaacaaagacaaaaacaaacaaacaaacaaacaaacaaaaaccaggccaggcatggtgggtcacgcctgtaatctcaccactttggaaaaccaatgcaggaggatcacttgggcccaggagttcaagaccagcctggtgaacacagcaagaccccatttctataaaaaaaattaggctgcctggcatggtggctcacgcctgtaatcccagcattttgggaggctgaggcaggtggatcacctgaggtcaggagttcgagaccagcctggccaacatgatgaaacccagtctctactaaaaatacaaaaattagtcaggcgtggtggcgggcgcctgtagtcccatctactcgggaggctgaggcaggagaattgcttgaactcgggaggtggaggttgcagtgagccgagatcacaccactgcactccagcctgggtgacaagagcaaactccacctcaaaaaaaaaaaaaaaaaaaaaaaagggaatgaggGCTTGTGCCTGTACTCCTGGCTACTCAgtagactgaggcagaaggattgcctgagcccaggggttcgaggttatagtgagctatgattgtgccactgaatccagcctgggtgacagaccaggaccctatctcaaagaaaaaaaaaagactgggcatggtggctcacacctgtaatcccaccacttgggaggccgaggtaagtggattgcttgagctcaggagtttgagaccagcccagggcaacatggtgaaaacgcctctctacaaaaaattcaaaaattagttgggcgtggtggtgtatgcctgtagtcccagctaccagagaggctgaggcaagaggatcacttgagcccaggaggtggaggttgcagcgagccgagatcatgccactgcactccagcttgggcaacagagcaagaccttgtctccaaaaaaaaaaaaaaaaaaaaagctgcagctCCTTCCCTGAAATCAGATTCGCATGTGGCAGATAGATGACCACCTCCCACAGCACCCCCAATTAGTATGAGGTTTGGTTTCCCAAAGCTCACCCTCTACACAGCCAGTACTCTAACACACGGATTTATGCTTGCACGTATCATCAAACCAAGAAAATAATCACATACCTCTTTGTCTGTGAAATGAGATTTATCCTTTTCTTGCTCTGGAGTTAGATAGAGAATTTTCTCCTCTGTAgtattaggaggaaaaaatgtgtTAACCTGGCTCTCATATACTAATCTGTGTAAGCTCCATAAGATGAGGTTAGATGAGAAAAGGGCTCAGGGACTCAATCTCTCAACATTTTTTCCATAAGCATGTTAGCATACACTGAGTGTCTACTAGGTACAATGCTTCAACCATAAGGAACATCAGAGATGTTCAAGATATAGTCCTGGTCCTCAGCAGATGTAACAATCTTAAGCAGACGTTAAACAGTTCAAGCAGAAAAATCTATGCAGGAATGTGCTACAGACTGAAGGACTGGGGAACAATGGGTAGATCTACCTTCTGATTGCTCCTGAAATCAGCCATCCCTCCCAAATCTCCACCCCAGGCTTCCTGGCTCAGTAACAAATAgcaactttattttctaattctcatACCTTCTGTGCCTTGGCAATGAAGAACATATCTCATTATATCCAGATTTTCATAGACTATTAGAATTTCTACAGCTCCCATTTCCAAAGCCTTTAGTGTATCTTCAACGCCAAAACAGTACTTGCCCGTGTCCTGGCTGATTTCATCAAAGTATCGTCCTATGATTAGGGATCAGTCAACAGGATATATATTAAAGTTTCCCTAGTAGATACAAACACACCTATTCGACCTAATGactaaagaagataaaaaataatgcttttacTGAGGCAAAAGagttaataaaaatactaaatattcctttttacatttttggtaccTTGTCTCATACATACAatcacgtacacacacacacacacacacacacacacacacacacacacacacacacgaaaacatTTCACAGAATATGTAGTTGCATTTCACCGATACCTATTAATTTCTTCTCTTGAATGAATTTCACGTTGGAGAGGACTTCAGTAGATAACTCAATAGCTTGGTTGAATCCATTTTCACCACCATAGGATATAtcaactaattttaaaacttttgattGTAACCtctaacacacaaaaaaaatattattagtaCTTACTggtacttatttaaaatattattaaaacaccTTTACTCAAACCCACTAACTCTTAATGGTATGCAAAGCTCAGCACTATGATCACTGAAGTCTAAATATGGGGAAGGAGCCCAATTTAATCAAAAGCTGCTCTTAAAGTGAACAGCACTGCCAATTATATCACACATTTTATTAGACCTACTATAGGACAACTCATTAAGTGCAAACAAAAATAAGTTATTGTGGAGGAAAGGGGGGACCACTGGCTCCTGCCAAATAAGGTAGTAGAGGTTAAGACGGGCTGGggagggtggctcacacctataatcccagcactttgggaagctaggACAGGCAgacagcttgagtccaggaattctgagaccagcctaggcaacatggtgaaaccctgtctctaccaaaaagtacaaaaattagttgggcatggtgacacatccctgtagtcccagctacttgggaggctgagctgggaggatcacttgagcctgggagatcgaggctgcagtgagccatgattgccactgcactccagcctaggcaagatagCCAGACccaagctcaaaaaaaaaaaaaaaaaaaatatatatatatatatatatatatatatatatatatttttttttttaaaggcaatttcTTTGGTGGACCCTCTACCATAAGGCTACTTCCTCCAGATATTGAAAGTGTATTATGGCTGAGCCCATGTTATAAAATGTGCTTTAAATGCTTTAGGCTGAATCAGCTGTCATACTGCTGAGAGCTTTGCTGCTATGTATCTCCaagaataaatcagaaaaagaaaataaggaacagGTTTTAGTTTCTTTGAAATCAAACTCCATTCTACAGCCAATTCTGACAACCCAACTAAACAAAGGACCTCCACAGGATCCATAAGAAGCCCACCTAAAAATGGTTGATTTCAGAAGAGAAGGGGCTCAGAAAAGCACAGGGGAATGTTTCCTGATAAACATCTGTAAACCTGCTGTTTAACTCAGAGGCAAGTTTTTAAcccaaggaattttaaaaagatgtgtcTGTTCCAGTGCTCACACAGAGGACTCACCTACTCCTACCTAGGGTCTTACATAATAGAGCATCTACTTCTTACTTACCTGATCAAACATATCAGATTGACTTAGTTCAGTTTTAAAGTCAGCGGATCCAGCTAAAACTAGACCAGCCACATTCACTTTGTCCCCAGAAATAAACAGCTGCACAGCAGTCTCTGCTACTTTCCGAACATAGTTATGTCGCTTTTCCATTCTTAAACGGGCAAAACGCAAGGCTGACTGACCTCCTCTACCTTTGACAcaaaagtagcaagagaaaaaggCAATTATTAAGAACTACAAGATgtcttcaaattaaaaataatcatgtcATCATCtaagaaaaggacaaagaaaaatcaCCATTCCCTTAACTAAACGTTCAGCATAAACTGCTACTTGTTTTCAGAGAGCGACTACTAATTCTATGTCAAGAGAGGAGCTGTAAGCACCAATGAGGCACCAGTCATTACAGGAGGCTTCTCTCCCCATCATCTGGATTCACTCCCCTCACAtcatactgttttctttttttttttttttgagacagagtctcactctgtcgcccagactggagtgcagtggcgcaatctcggctcaatgcaacctccgcctcccgggttcaagcaattctcctgcctcagcctcacaagtagctgggattacaggcgcccgtcacatttttgtatttttagtagagacagggccgggctggtctcgaacttctgacttcgtgatccacccggctcggcctcccaaagtgctgggattacaggcgtgagccaccgcacccggcccaccatactgttttcttaTTGCTAGACACAAAGTAAGTGGGTTCATGTTCTCCTCCTGTATTACCGTGTTTCTTTGGGAGATCCACAGTGAATTTGTGCAGGACTTCTCTTGTGTTTCCTTGGAGTGTGCCAAAAAGTGCACCACTACCATCTATTACAATGAATCCAAACTTGCTATCATCTGAAAGTAGTGCTGTAAGAGCCTGAAAAGCAAACACAAGTACCACACGGTGAATCCCAAAGCTTTGCTAAGGTCAAAAAAACTCTGAAAGGATATATACAAGCCCTTTCACTCCACTCACCATGCTATTAGCACTGTGGGAAAACCTTCTACGGAATAATTTATAGACTTCAGTTATAAACATGTAACTCTTATGGACAAATTTGAACCCAATAAGGAAATAACGAATGATATCTATGTGAAGCTTTTCAACATATTTGACATGGGCATGTaaatataaaaccacaaagatatcTGTATGCCCATGTTTATAGCAATATTACATACAGCAGTTAATACTACTCAatctcaaaaaggaagaaaattttgaaaCACACTACAACAGGGATGAAACTTGAatacatgctaagtgaaataaccctgtcaaaaaaggacaaatactgtatgactccacttatatgaggttccTGGAGTAATCAAAATCAGAGCCAAAAAGtcaaatggtggttgccaggggctggaaaaAAGGGGGAACAAGGAATTATTGCTCAATGGATACAGTTCCAGTTTTATAATATAGAGTTCtaagctgggtatgatggctcacacatgtaatcccagcactttgggaggctgtgg is from Pan troglodytes isolate AG18354 chromosome 4, NHGRI_mPanTro3-v2.0_pri, whole genome shotgun sequence and encodes:
- the ETF1 gene encoding eukaryotic peptide chain release factor subunit 1 isoform X2 produces the protein MISLIIPPKDQISRVAKMLADEFGTASNIKSRVNRLSVLGAITSVQQRLKLYNKVPPNGLVVYCGTIVTEEGKEKKVNIDFEPFKPINTSLYLCDNKFHTEALTALLSDDSKFGFIVIDGSGALFGTLQGNTREVLHKFTVDLPKKHGRGGQSALRFARLRMEKRHNYVRKVAETAVQLFISGDKVNVAGLVLAGSADFKTELSQSDMFDQRLQSKVLKLVDISYGGENGFNQAIELSTEVLSNVKFIQEKKLIGRYFDEISQDTGKYCFGVEDTLKALEMGAVEILIVYENLDIMRYVLHCQGTEEEKILYLTPEQEKDKSHFTDKETGQEHELIESMPLLEWFANNYKKFGATLEIVTDKSQEGSQFVKGFGGIGGILRYRVDFQGMEYQGGDDEFFDLDDY
- the ETF1 gene encoding eukaryotic peptide chain release factor subunit 1 isoform X1; this encodes MADDPSAADRNVEIWKIKKLIKSLEAARGNGTSMISLIIPPKDQISRVAKMLADEFGTASNIKSRVNRLSVLGAITSVQQRLKLYNKVPPNGLVVYCGTIVTEEGKEKKVNIDFEPFKPINTSLYLCDNKFHTEALTALLSDDSKFGFIVIDGSGALFGTLQGNTREVLHKFTVDLPKKHGRGGQSALRFARLRMEKRHNYVRKVAETAVQLFISGDKVNVAGLVLAGSADFKTELSQSDMFDQRLQSKVLKLVDISYGGENGFNQAIELSTEVLSNVKFIQEKKLIGRYFDEISQDTGKYCFGVEDTLKALEMGAVEILIVYENLDIMRYVLHCQGTEEEKILYLTPEQEKDKSHFTDKETGQEHELIESMPLLEWFANNYKKFGATLEIVTDKSQEGSQFVKGFGGIGGILRYRVDFQGMEYQGGDDEFFDLDDY